A region of the Bradysia coprophila strain Holo2 unplaced genomic scaffold, BU_Bcop_v1 contig_232, whole genome shotgun sequence genome:
ggagaggctcgagactgtgtgaggcctgttttgatgtctactggcaaagacctttcgaaccatgtatatatccatcccagacgaaatgggtccgattttgataggtggattttcaaaagaatccctcaaaagAATTGAAGAGTTTTCGGATTCGGacttttgattaaaaatgaaCTGCTATAACAACGACATCATTTTGCAGTAgatggaaatttaaaaaaaaactaatgaGCACGAGCGAAAAGGTTGTCTATCTTTGGTTTTTCAGCCACAAAGAGAATTTCATTTAGCGTTTTTACCTAAGTATATGCTACGGAATCGGACAGCTGGAAACTTGTTATATGAGGTcagtttcatttcaattaagtCTTGAAGCACAGGTGATAAGACTATCAAGGTGATCAATTGATTGGacattttgatgacagcaaGGATGAATAAAAAGTTGTTCTACCACTCCATAGTTAACTGTAACACGCTTTTCATGAATCACACAAGCTCAATTCCAGTCGTGTCGATGCTAATGAAAAAGCTGTCAGTTGAATTTGTGCGGGTAAATCTACAATAGCCTCGATGTTAGTTTTTTGTCTAGATCAATTTAAGTGACAGCTCTTCAATTTATCAGCGCGGACGGGAATCAGGCTAACAGAAAGTCaccaaattattcaaatttgaatattttgaataagtTTGTGAGCTTTCTGTCAGCCCAATTCTTGTTGGGAAACTAGTAGTCCCgaacgaattaaaaaaaaaacttgttgcATCAAGCAAACTTTAAATCGATTTGTTATGATAAACGATGCTCTTTCGAGACATGTCGCATTTTAACTACTTTTTACATTACAATGTATCAACctaaatcgatttaaagaaaactttcaCATGTGCATTGAGGGCGGCTAATATCGGTATCAGTTTCGctatttaaatatttggaaTTGCTCTCTCACATTTCTTTACTTCAATAATTTGAATAGGAACAAATATGAGAAACTGGAACACTAAGCTTCCTACGAATACCACAGCTAAAAGCACAAGAAAACTTGATTATGACTTGtcacaaaatgaaaacgaacGCCGTACAATGaattaacaaatgattttttattcaatcatTTTAAGTTTTACCATCAGCGACAGCTGAGGTGTTCAATACATGTATAACGCATCATTGATTCAGTcatcaatttgtttaaataagaaaaagaaaacaaaaaaaaactcacaaaaTTAAATGCGACTTTTCACAAATGGTCGTTGAAAAGTTCATGATTCTCCAATCGCATTTTCTCCTTTCacatgaaaaattctttaatcaAAATTCCGATTTCATCGCGTATTCTGATTCAGGCTCACACTTCAGTGATTGAAGTATCGGTGGGTCCTGGGCCTCTGTTTTTATCTCAGCTTCTGATTTCAGctcaatttttatcaattgaGATTCCAGCTTTATTGGCTGCTCCACTTGCAGTGGctcgattttctcaattttggGGATTAAATTAGACTCGAGCTCACCAGTGAAATTTACGTTCTCGACTTTTTCAGCATCGACGCTCAGCTCCTGCGTGAGCTCCTCTGCACATTCGTTGGGAACTAAAATGCCGATGGCACTCGCCTGGCCTTCGCTTGCTCGGAGGCGACAAACTTGCATCCGTATAATTTGTCCTTCATCGTCTAAACCACCTCTCAGTTGTTTTTCCACTCGATCCCACACACCAAGTACGCAGCCGGACAGAACAACTCGAGTCGTTATTCGCTTTCCAATCTAAAGTGTGCAACGTAAGGTGAAACCAAATGTTTCGAATCAAAATTACTTGGACAAAAACTAATCGACTAACTTACATCACAGTCGGTAAACCGAGCAGTTTTACAATATCCATTGTGGAATATGTGGctgtaagaagaaaaaaaaaatagaggAACACATGCTACATCATGAACCAGCGTTGACATACGTGCACTTTTCAACGGACGCCTCATACTGATGGTTCCAAGCATCTTTAGCTTTTTCGGGTGTGGTCTTGTGATAATTTCGTAAAATGTACTCGAGCGATTCACTTGACGAACCAGAAGCGCCGGTGTGTGGTTTATACAAACCGAACATCATAAGATTTTTCGGCTGGGAGTCATCATTGGAAAGACGGGCAATAAGCATTGCCTTTCTTTTGTTCATTGCATCATTCGAAATGTAAAAACCCTCGTGTGCTTTGGTTAATGTCTGTGACCTAAATGGAAACAGGCGGTGAgacatttcgaaatatttttggtggaaaaagaaaagataCCGTTCCAGGGCCTGACTCCATGTGATACCACGATCGACGCGAACTGTGTGTAATTCTATCGGAGACAATCCCGTGGCATGTCTTCGGAGGAAACGAATGGCACTTATTCGTTTGATGCGGGCCGGATCACCAACATCTGTAATTTGATGCAAACAAAGTTATTGGCGGCACTTGTACGAGAATTGCAAGCGCGCTTATACCCATCAGGCCTGGATCGAAGCTGTTCTCCTTTTTTGCTTTCAAGATCGTCGCATGTAATGTGTCTGAGAAATACTTGAACAAATGGTTTTGCAGATGTACCGGTACACCCAGACTGCGATTCATGAAGCGTACAATGTTATCACTTTTTCTCTCTTCGTCTGCCACTGCACCCATATCCAAATCAACGTTGAGCAAAGCTTGATGCGCATCAGCGAAGAAATCACCCTCGTAGTCTTTCGGTGGCAGAACGGTCGGATGATCATTAATTTTCGCGATAGCGTGTAATGTGGTAGCCAGAGCCTTACGACCGTACTTgttgtcaatgttgaattccGCTAAGTCACGTGATTTCGTTGCACGACGGTCAGCGTGAGTAAGTGCACCCAAAGATTCAAGACGTCTAGCCACCGTAGCAACAAAGCGCTGTTCACCAGCCAAATCCGATATAAGGAACACATATTCCGGGGCATTGACCTGGTTGGAGCGATGTGTTCGACCAAACTGTTGTATTGCTCGATCAGCTGCCCATGGCAATTCGAGAGTCATGTGGAGTCGTCTGCGCTGATTAAGAACTCTTCGATCGCTTTGCAGTGATATGCCACTTGATGCTGCCTCGGATATGATGGCTATGAGCTGCAATAGCAAAGATCGACGGAGTGTCACAAAGCCAATCGATTTTGAATTAATAGGCAAAGACACACCTTTTTACCACTCATGAACCGCTCCTTTTCCTTTATGTTGAGCATTTCCAACGAAACACCAGATTCACGTCGGGATTCATATTGAACGCTGCCGTCCGAAGTAGCAGCAACGCGACCCTATATTTTTAATAGATGAAATTGATTTCCACACTTTCATAGAATTGTTATTCTACGGTGACATACCTTTCTTCCCGTCATTTCAGCAACCTTCTTCGAACCGCCAAGTTTGTTTACTAACTCATCAAGAGTATTTTTCGGCAGACGTTCGCCAAGCACTTCGATTTTCTGCAACAGTTCGGCCTTTAATTGACGCGCCCCTTCAATTATGTCATTTTTGAGGGAGTTATCTTTGaccgttttctttttgttagcTTGATCCCGGTATCGCGTTCGCAGGTATTCCTGTACCTTGGacattttttctttcgaatttCTCTTATTCTTCCGCCCGACTTCACGTCCACTGGAACTTTCATCAGACGATGAGTGTGGCTCGCCACTTCCTGATCTTTCTGCTATGTCCGATTCTTCGATCTCCGAAAGGTCGCTTTCTGGATCAGATTCACTTTCTGGATCAAATTCACTTTCCGAGTCTTCCGTTTCCTTGGCTACATTTGCACGGTTTGATCGGTTTGATTTGAAGCCATTTTTGACTGGAACGTATTCGTCTTCACTGTCACTGTCTTCCGCTGCTGTAGACTCAATATTGTCGATACACTCATCAAGCGAATCGTCTTCAGACGAGCTGGCTATTCGAGGTCTTTTAATTATTCGACCGGACTTGGATTTTTTTACCACCTTTCGCTTTCGACTGGTGAATGCTGAatcgaatttgaatttatcCACCGGTTTTTTCTTACGGCGGCTCGTTGATGGTTGTTCGAAAGTTTCCATTACATTTTCCGAATCGGTGTCCATTATATCCAATGCAGGAAACTGCTTTTCGATAAGTGACTGAAAAACGGCTCTGAAATAAGATATTGTTGTTAGGTGTGTTGAGATGCAGCAAGGAAATATTGAAGTTTTACTTTGCAGTTGAAATGTAATCCTCCAATTCGCCATTACACTTTTCCAGTTCTTCGTTCATTCGAGCTTCGCCAGTCGATTGTAGGCCGATCACCACACATTTTCCGGCCTGTACAGCTTCCTCTGTTAACTTAAcctgaacaaaaatcgaatttcgtAAAGGAGAAGAAAGGACGAGATGAGGAGGCACTTAGCCGATTAACTTACTGCATGATCTACTTTCGCTGAGATTGCGAGATATTTGAAAAAGCGCTGAAAGGAAGAAACATTATTAGAAGTTTGAGCAGTTTGATGGCTGTTAATATGAAAGCAAGCCTTTGGGGTCTGTTGAGCTAATTTAGCAGAACGTAGATTTTTCATTGGTAGTAACGATTTCGAATATCGTTTCAGAGTTCATAATAACTTCTCCGGTAAGGACGGACTGTTAAAACTTTGAATTCTCTACAGTGAAAGCATTTCTAGAGATAATTCCTCTGCGGAACGCCCCTATTAAGCAGACCCGAAAGGAATTTCGAAAAGTTGTTCCGAATGTTTGgtacaaaaatttgaagtcGGTCAATCAATCGGTCGGTCTCACATTTAAGAATTGAATTTGAGTCAGAAAACtcaactgaaaatttttggtaataaGGTAGATGTTCCAACTTAGTGGTTAGGCGTACGGTTTTAATTTTCAGACGGAAAAGATGTTTGGTAGACGAACTATTCTCTATCCAATAGAGAATAGTTCGTCTACCAAATGGGATACAAGCAACAGTACTGCAATCACTGCATTCGTTCGATCTATTTGATTCAAAATGTACTTGAAGCATTAAACCAacgcacctagcagggtaacaGGGTGCTTTGATTAAATACAACGAACAACAACGATACAATACATCTTCACAGAAGTACGTCTAGTCTATTCCCGAGACTAGACCATTATACTGTCCTCACTCTGCGATTTTTCTGCAAAATGTCGTTCAATCGGAATGTCTCAGTGTCTCAAAACACATTATGCAACCCTTTGGAGAAATAACGCAAATTTGCATGTAAATCGATTAAAGTAGTCCGCATTGTAATATTAAATACGTAGCAGCTTGCAGCAAGCAATCCGTGTCAAATTTTCgtagaaaatcaaattttttgtaaaaatgccGAAACAACGAGACACAATCAGTCTGAGTATAATTTGAAGTGCGAATTGTTTTCATCACACCAGTcacaaatgtatttttccTACAGGAAAGGAAGTCTTTAAGGATTCCTTAATGGAGTACTTTCAGTTGGAGAAAGCCAAAATTTATGACGAAATTAGGACTTACAATGGCCATCTCCGTCTCAGAGACAGCAAGtccattcaagaaataattcGATTAACTAAAACATTTGAGGTTGTTGCCGCTTCAATGGAAGAAAGAATTAAAACGATGGTCCGAAGTCCTCTCACGTACGACCTGATAAAACAATGgattgcacattttctggctgcactaataaacatttcgaatgAAATCATAGATGTGACAACAAGAGGCATTGCGACGTCATCTACGTCATCTGAAACGTCTACAACATCGGACATGTCTACCGAGGAGGATGGTTAAATTCCAGTGAAGAATGATTTTCTTATTTGGGAAATTgtattaattcaaaattatatgTCGTTAGCAGCTCGTCATATTTGGTGTTTCGTGGTTAAATTCTATGCGGATCTATGACGGCAATTGTTCATTGTAAATCTAAAGTTGAGCTGAGTATGCTTCGAAAATTACACAAAGAGATTTTTCGGAAGTAACCTACATAGCTCATAGCCCTACATGTCGGTGAATGTATATCATAAGGAGTAAGCATCACGTCTGAACTTCAGACTGAagtctaaatttaaaatacttAAGAAAGTGGCAATGCTCAATATGGAACTAGTCGATTATGTTAAAgcagaattttatttgtgagTGGAAAACTGTTGCCGCTACAAATTTCTGCTTATTAAGTGCGAAAGAATATCTGAATCTTTTACGGtcaatttgaacattttaactttgccgttttgtttaaattaacaaaaagttCTTTCAAAGACcaagggaaaaattgaaatcaaacatTGGCCAAGCTAAAGTTCAACCAAATTGTGAACGTTTATCGAACATGCTCGAAGGTCTCGATAGGCTGAAGCATGCAAAACCCGCTCCCATTCCgtcattcaaaaaattaacttcaaaCACAACATACCTGATGAGCTCCCCAAAATTGGCcccaaattattttcagtaTGTTTGAGTCGATTCCCATGAGATAGTTTGCttcgtgaaaatgttttaacgcCAAGTTCCACTGTACAAAAGAACTTAATGAATGGCGCTGTCGTTACACATGTTTAAGTTTACTTATACGTACCAAAGCGACGGAATCattgtacatacgaataaAGTCTTCAGTGAGTGGGATCCGCTCCACTTTAAATGTGACACCTTGAAAGCTCAGCTGACGAGCTACATACATGCCTCTCAGTTTCATGTCCATGGCGACGACTTCCATAGCACCAACACCACTGTACACAATGCAAATATCGTCAATAAGATGTCATCGGACGAGATAATTCAACTAGGGCTTAAGCTCACCGTCTTTCAACAATTCGCTGAAACTCGATGAATGTTCGGAACGGAGTACCAATGCCCCAGATACCTAGGCGAACCATGTACGCCATGTTTCTCGGCTCTGTAGCGCCAGTTGCTGAAGAGTACACGACACGGGCGTTCGGCAATTTGTATTGTAGGTCAACCACTGCCGATCCAGTTTTCGTTGACTTCAGCGAATTTGACGGGATCAAGTTTTTGGCCTTGTGACATTCGTCAAAGACAATGACACCATCGAAATCTTCGCCACACCAGTCAACGATTTGGTCGATGcgtgaattgaattttgaaatgctTCCTGGTGTTGCAATTAGCAAGGCGTACGTGCTGAACAGGACGCCTGTTGTTGCTGTAATCCTTGATTTATACTGAAACTGTACAAAGCATCCGATTATTCACTGGCATCATTATTCGAACTATTACTTACGTCACTCAAAGAATGAACCGCAATCGGTGCACCGATGTCACTAAAGTCGCGTTGAGCGTCGTATTTGAGATCATTGGAGACGGAAATCCAAATTGACTTCTTTCGTCCGCGAAGATAATTCTCGTAAATTATCCCGGCAATCGTTCGACCTTTACCTACTCCAGCCCCGTCTCCTAGAAACGTGTCAGATTTCGACAATCTCAAGGGATAATTTcattacacaaatttcaacaaaCGTACCAATTAGGAATCCTGCTCTTTGACTATCTTCTGACTCCAATAAGTGGCGTTCGTGCGCCTGCGAAGCATACGTTACAGCTTCAAGTTGTAATGCGCTCAATACGCCTTCGTTGATGATCCGTTCGGGCAGCTTTACCGTATACCATATATCCGCAGACTGCACCGATGCCAGAGATGCAGTGCACACTACCGGATCGGGATGTTTGGCTCCAATTTTCAACTTAGAGGGCCAATACTCGGCATATGTCTCCACCTCACCCATTCCGTTGTCGGGAGTCTCCGTTTCGTCTTCGTCATCGTGTGCATTTTGTGGAGacgattcttcttctttggCAGCTTGAGCAGCCAGGTACGCcttcaatacattttcgatgGATGGCTGATCTTTCTTTCCCGATTTTTGTTTCTGAATACGACCACTCATGGCAATACACGCTAGAAAATTGCAGAAATTATcattaaaatgaagaaaaaaaatggcgaCAAAGACCGGCagtcaaacgaaaatttcgcGACAAATTTGTAGCCAAGCAAAAGTCGAATAATAAACTTACTGATGAAAATACGGAACACGAATTACAACAGTTTCTTTTActgttttgtttgaatatattgaaaaactgcacaaattaaacaaacaatATGACGAGATCACGCCATTCACCACCATCAAAGTAGACTGATTTTCAGATACTAAAAATTCGTTACAAAATGATCATCCCTTCCACTCGTCGATTTAATCAAAATCCAGGACAGCAGCGCCGCTGACACTCGcataacagaaaaattttgaatctgTAGAAAGGCTAAAATCATTCAATCAAAAAGTTATTCTCTTTACATTTGATGCTCGTGCCTAAACATATCCTATTTACCACGTGTACAACACGTCCAGCACGTAGAGGACATATTAAGGAGTTGTAACAACGCCCTCCAAAACAGGcacaaaaacatatttaaaaTACGGGCCTGCTGGGCCTACTCAACGCattagtcaaaattttcatataaatagttatttacgccACAAGGACATTTCATTTTCGCGTgacgtattaagtttttcatgccttgggcataaacatcgatataatatattttacatgctatatgcgtcgaaaaccgtacttttcatgttttaagcacttctttcgacgccctcagcatgtaaaatccattacataactcgggataaaaatgaaaagtctggttttcgtgtgtttattgacatcggcttcgcctcggatcaacaaaattcacacaaaaactctacttttcatgtttatccctagttatgtaatagtatgttacataccaaggatcgaaaaggtgtgttttagacccaggtggtgaaaacgtccagggatggagcgacgcgaagcggagcggagaccaaggacgttttcaccaccgtggtctaaaacacaccttttcgatCCGTGgtatgtatactatttttcttcctggagtac
Encoded here:
- the LOC119077103 gene encoding protein strawberry notch-like → MSGRIQKQKSGKKDQPSIENVLKAYLAAQAAKEEESSPQNAHDDEDETETPDNGMGEVETYAEYWPSKLKIGAKHPDPVVCTASLASVQSADIWYTVKLPERIINEGVLSALQLEAVTYASQAHERHLLESEDSQRAGFLIGDGAGVGKGRTIAGIIYENYLRGRKKSIWISVSNDLKYDAQRDFSDIGAPIAVHSLSDFQYKSRITATTGVLFSTYALLIATPGSISKFNSRIDQIVDWCGEDFDGVIVFDECHKAKNLIPSNSLKSTKTGSAVVDLQYKLPNARVVYSSATGATEPRNMAYMVRLGIWGIGTPFRTFIEFQRIVERRGVGAMEVVAMDMKLRGMYVARQLSFQGVTFKVERIPLTEDFIRMYNDSVALWNLALKHFHEANYLMGIDSNILKIIWGQFWGAHQRFFKYLAISAKVDHAVKLTEEAVQAGKCVVIGLQSTGEARMNEELEKCNGELEDYISTAKAVFQSLIEKQFPALDIMDTDSENVMETFEQPSTSRRKKKPVDKFKFDSAFTSRKRKVVKKSKSGRIIKRPRIASSSEDDSLDECIDNIESTAAEDSDSEDEYVPVKNGFKSNRSNRANVAKETEDSESEFDPESESDPESDLSEIEESDIAERSGSGEPHSSSDESSSGREVGRKNKRNSKEKMSKVQEYLRTRYRDQANKKKTVKDNSLKNDIIEGARQLKAELLQKIEVLGERLPKNTLDELVNKLGGSKKVAEMTGRKGRVAATSDGSVQYESRRESGVSLEMLNIKEKERFMSGKKLIAIISEAASSGISLQSDRRVLNQRRRLHMTLELPWAADRAIQQFGRTHRSNQVNAPEYVFLISDLAGEQRFVATVARRLESLGALTHADRRATKSRDLAEFNIDNKYGRKALATTLHAIAKINDHPTVLPPKDYEGDFFADAHQALLNVDLDMGAVADEERKSDNIVRFMNRSLGVPVHLQNHLFKYFSDTLHATILKAKKENSFDPGLMDVGDPARIKRISAIRFLRRHATGLSPIELHTVRVDRGITWSQALERSQTLTKAHEGFYISNDAMNKRKAMLIARLSNDDSQPKNLMMFGLYKPHTGASGSSSESLEYILRNYHKTTPEKAKDAWNHQYEASVEKCTHIFHNGYCKTARFTDCDIGKRITTRVVLSGCVLGVWDRVEKQLRGGLDDEGQIIRMQVCRLRASEGQASAIGILVPNECAEELTQELSVDAEKVENVNFTGELESNLIPKIEKIEPLQVEQPIKLESQLIKIELKSEAEIKTEAQDPPILQSLKCEPESEYAMKSEF